The following are encoded in a window of Ricinus communis isolate WT05 ecotype wild-type chromosome 4, ASM1957865v1, whole genome shotgun sequence genomic DNA:
- the LOC8260381 gene encoding uncharacterized protein LOC8260381: MVYSVERGEGGERELVMGMGAAAGQRWNNSKPPLHNFDLPFLKWGNQKHLRCMKISDSSASTSTTTTDGLQRRSSRSPPSKFHYEIRQFKKPKQRNDSVEEVREKLMLDFKTAADKMKDAIFSSGNEEAPPADTTTTATEQEVRPWNLRTRRAACKSPIAVAGNSVTGKGFIIDSPLRSESSKSPRLRENEDDTTQQARPKLSVALSKKEIEEDFMALVSHRPPRRPKKRSRYVQKQLDSLFPGLWLSEVTVDTYKVPDLPDNGKR; encoded by the exons ATGGTTTATTCTGTAGAGAGAGGAGAAGGAGGAGAAAGAGAGTTGGTTATGGGGATGGGAGCAGCAGCAGGTCAGAGATGGAATAATTCGAAGCCACCGCTTCATAATTTTGATCTTCCATTCTTAAAGTGGGGGAATCAGAAACATCTCCGTTGCATGAAAATCTCCGATTCCTCTGCTAGCACTAGCACCACCACCACCGATGGCCTCCAGAGAAGAAGCAGCCGATCTCCTCCGTCAAAATTTCATTACGAAATCCGACAATTCAAGAAACCGAAACAAAGAAACGACAGCGTCGAGGAAGTGAGGGAAAAGCTGATGTTGGATTTTAAAACCGCTGCTGATAAGATGAAAGATGCGATTTTTAGTAGTGGTAATGAGGAGGCCCCACCTGCTGATACCACAACGACAGCAACCGAGCAAGAGGTGAGACCATGGAATCTGAGAACAAGGAGAGCAGCATGTAAATCACCGATTGCCGTAGCTGGGAATTCAGTTACAGGTAAAGGATTCATAATTGATTCGCCGTTGAGAAGTGAAAGCTCGAAATCTCCAAGGCTGAGGGAAAATGAAGACGACACCACGCAGCAGGCGAGACCCAAGCTTTCCGTAGCGCTGTCAAAGAAGGAGATCGAGGAAGATTTTATGGCGTTAGTGAGCCATAGACCACCCAGACGGCCCAAGAAACGTTCCCGATACGTGCAGAAACAGTTGGAT TCGCTGTTTCCTGGATTGTGGTTATCGGAGGTTACTGTTGATACATATAAGGTGCCGGATCTCCCTGATAATGGCAAG AGGTAG
- the LOC8260379 gene encoding uncharacterized protein LOC8260379 — MAIDVCSEISSAGISPRISFSHDLNQATDSVSIQDCNPRLDSCLLDSDFDFCTGSSFVQELSSADELFSNGKILPIEIKKCKKLSVSTKRTDQPKPITTHSLKSSTDTPEKKLLKEFLSMSIDADEKPISTKSFWQFKRSNSLNCDSTTRSKGLIRSLQFLSRSNSTGSAPNPPKLSSVCSKENQKPRLQKQHSVPTRKSPATNFGAFYGYNSGQKHPSLRKCGSYGNGVRISPVLNIPPPYISRGTANLFGLGSLFCNGKVKRKKR, encoded by the coding sequence ATGGCTATAGATGTCTGTTCAGAGATTTCAAGTGCAGGAATTAGTCCAAGAATCTCATTCTCTCATGACCTCAATCAAGCTACAGATTCCGTATCCATTCAAGACTGCAATCCGAGATTAGACTCGTGTTTATTAGATTCTGATTTTGATTTCTGCACTGGCAGCAGCTTTGTTCAAGAATTGTCTTCTGCTGATGAGCTATTCTCCAATGGCAAGATCCTGCCTATTGAAATCAAGAAATGTAAAAAACTCTCAGTTTCCACTAAAAGAACTGATCAACCAAAGCCTATCACTACTCATTCTCTAAAATCTAGCACTGACACTCCAGAGAAGAAGCTGCTGAAGGAATTCTTGTCAATGAGTATTGATGCAGATGAAAAGCCAATAAGTACGAAGTCTTTTTGGCAATTCAAGAGAAGTAATAGTCTGAATTGTGATAGTACTACTCGAAGCAAAGGTCTAATTCGCTCTCTTCAGTTTCTTTCAAGAAGTAACTCTACTGGGTCAGCTCCAAATCCTCCAAAACTGTCATCAGTATGCtccaaagaaaatcaaaaaccAAGGTTGCAGAAACAACATTCTGTTCCTACTAGGAAGTCTCCTGCTACAAATTTCGGAGCATTCTACGGGTACAATTCAGGGCAGAAACATCCTTCTCTAAGGAAGTGTGGATCTTATGGCAATGGAGTTAGAATTAGTCCTGTCTTGAATATACCACCTCCTTACATTTCAAGGGGAACTGCCAATCTTTTTGGTTTGGGTTCTTTGTTCTGTAATGGTAaggtaaaaagaaagaagagatga
- the LOC8260382 gene encoding uncharacterized protein LOC8260382 has protein sequence MLKQKVPIFRKVSNMLRMSIFVSKMRKPVIPKLILFLKKSRKLKRSKFLLLDEYRNRNNYGFLHDYEFSPSSTPPLLFHCRKKMQFKKYGSYKDSIYSMFFMCRCSGGLKGGEVALPLETVVPSASAIIHAGDYLQPLDLWDEEESVDQKAERFIERFYQEMRMQRQESI, from the coding sequence ATGCTCAAACAGAAAGTACCCATTTTCCGTAAGGTCTCAAATATGCTCAGAATGTCCATCTTTGTTTCTAAAATGAGGAAACCGGTTATACCCAAGCTCATACTCTTTCTCAAGAAATCAAGAAAGCTTAAACGGTCCAAGTTCTTGCTGCTGGACGAGTACCGTAATCGTAATAACTATGGGTTTCTTCACGACTATGAGTTCTCTCCTTCGAGCACTCCTCCTCTTCTCTTTCATTGCCGCAAAAAGATGCAGTTCAAGAAATATGGAAGTTACAAAGACAGTATATACTCCATGTTTTTCATGTGTAGATGCTCGGGTGGTCTCAAAGGAGGAGAAGTGGCATTGCCATTGGAAACAGTAGTACCATCAGCATCTGCTATTATTCATGCAGGGGATTATTTGCAGCCGTTGGATTTGTGGGATGAAGAAGAGTCAGTTGATCAGAAGGCCGAAAGGTTCATTGAGAGATTCTACCAAGAGATGAGAATGCAAAGGCAGGAATCTATTTAG